A window of Corallococcus soli genomic DNA:
GTCCCGGCGAAACCGACTTCAAGCCGCCAATCCGGAGCACCCCGACATGTCCCGCCCCCGCCTCCTCATCGATGGTGACACCCTGAAGCTGGAGGAGATCCTCCAGGTCTCCCGCCACGAAGTCACCGTCGAGCTGGCCCCCGACGCCGCCAGGCGGGTGCAGGCCTCGCGTTCCCTGGTGGACCGGGTGGCCGCGGGGGACACGCCGTCCTACGGCATCAACACGGGCTTCGGCACGCTGGCGGAGGTGCGCATCGACCGGAAGGACCTGCGCGACCTGCAGCGCAACCTCATCCTGTCGCACGCGTGCGGCGTGGGTCATCCGCTGCCCCTGCCGGAAGCGCGCGTGCTGCTGCTGCTGCGGTGCAACGTGCTGGCGAAGGGCTTCTCCGGCATCCGGATGGAGACGCTGGGGCTGGCCATCGACATGCTGAACCGGGACGTGGTGCCGGTGGTGCCCGAGCGAGGCAGCGTGGGCGCGTCCGGAGACCTGGCCCCGCTGGCGCATCTGGCGCTGGTGTTGATTGGCGAGGGCGAGGCGTTCTTCGAGGGCGTGCGGATGCCGTCGAAGCAGGCGCTGGAGAAGGCGGGCCTGAAGCCGGTGGTGTTGGAGGCGAAGGAAGGCCTGACGCTGATCAACGGCACGCAGGCGATGTGCGCGGTGGGGACGCTGTTGCAGTTGCGGGCGGAGATGCTCGCGGACGTGGCGGACATCGCGGGAGCGATGACGGTGGAGGGCCTGCTGGGAAGCCACAAGCCGTTCCTGCCGGAGATTCACGCGGTGCGTCCGCACGCGGGCCAGAAGGCAGTGGCGGACCACCTGCGCCGGATTCTCAAGGGCAGCGAGCTGGTGGAGACGCACGTCAACTGCAGCAAGGTGCAGGACCCCTACAGCCTCCGGTGCATCCCGCAGGTGCACGGCTCGGCGCGCGAGGGCATCGCCTTCGCACGCAGGATCCTGGAGGTGGAGGTGAACAGCGGGACGGACAACCCGCTGGTGTTCGCGGACACGGAGCACATCATCTCCGGAGGCAACTTCCACGGGCAGCCCATCTCCCTGGCGATGGACGTGGTGGCCATGGCGCTCACGCAGCTCTCCAGCATCAGCGAGCGGCGCGTGGAGCAGATGGTGAACCCGTCCCTGTCCGGCCTGCCGGCGTTCCTGGCGAAGAACTCCGGGTTGAACTCAGGGTTCATGATCGCCCAGGTGACCGCGGCGGCCCTGGTGGCCGAGTCGCGCATCCTGAGCCACCCGGCGTCCGTGGATTCGATTCCGTCCTCCGCGGGCCGTGAAGACCATGTGTCCATGGGGATGACGGCGGCGCTCAAGGGTCGCCAGGTATCGGAGTTCGCGCGGTCGTGTCTGGCGATTGAGGTGCTGGTCGCAGCGCAAGCGCTGGACTTCCGTCAGCCGGTGAAGCCCGGCAAGGGCGTGCTGGCGGCGTATGAATTGGTGCGCAGCAAGGTTCCGCACATGGACCGGGACCGCGAACTGCATCACGACATCACGGCGGTCACGGCGCTAGTGGAGTCAGGGGCACTGCGTGAGGCCGTTCGATTTGCGACATCCTAGCCACGACAACGAAGCGAAGAACAAGCCCCCAAAAAAACCTTGCATTCCACAAGCAGCTCCAAGCAGCCCCTAAATATGAGCGAAAGAGCAGGCCTAAACAAGCGTTTCTCTCACCACTTTATACTCGACGAATCAAAACTCCGCAAAATTGTCGACACTATCCGAACAAGCGCACAAAAAACCAGCATCCAAACAAAACTTACATTTCACATCAGCACCGAAGACAAGGCGTTTTTCTCAACAATCGACATCAACAGACTGCTGGACTACGAAAACCCCAAAGGGAAGGAAATAAACACTCTACACATAGAGCTTCGCTCAGAAACAGACGACGAGAACACGAAAATACTCGCACATTTCGTACTCTCCAAGGACAGGGAAGAGAAAATACAGATATCAATAACAGGACCCGACCGAGACTGGTGCTTCATTCTAGGCGAAGAACTTGAAACACAAGCAAAACGAACACACACCCACAAAGACAGACCCTGACTTCAGTCAGGGCTGGCGGACTTGCTCTTTGGGGTAGCCATAGCCGCCCTGGCAACGCTAGCACTAGCGATCTTCACGCCAAAACAAACACACGACAACGTTTCCGACACAGCTAAAATACTAGCCTCGACTCTTGACCAGAAAATCAACTGGCTCGTCGAACAGCAGGCCAAGAAACCCAGCCTGACTTTCAACTCCATATTAATCGCAACGATCTTTCCACTGATGATCATATTTCAAGCGAAGCCCATTGCGGCACTATCTCGGCTTTTTCAACGATCAACATTCTACTGGGGAGACGCAAAAAATCGCCATGATGCGCATATAGAACTAGTGAAGAACGTCAAATGGGTTGTGATTGCTGGATTTGCCATATCCGTAATCGCAGGCCTCTTCACAACTGCCATCCAGCTAAAGCTTTTCTCTTAACGCAGATATAATTCAAAAGGTCGAGACAACCCCCTACAGCCCGGAGGCTTCTCGCAGCTACTCAGCGATGGGCAATATTCTTGCTCGGCAGCATGCGTGACGACCGTAACCGTCCGGCGAACGATGTGCCGGATCGATTGAGGGCGGACGAAGGGCGTGCTTGGCGAGCGGTGCGACGTAACCGTCCGGCCAACGACGTGGCGGATCGCTTGAGGGCGGACGGGATGCGTGCTTGGCGAGCGGTGCGACGGATTAAGACGCGAGGCGTTGGGATGCGTCGGCTGCGCGCAGACGCTTCCATTCG
This region includes:
- the hutH gene encoding histidine ammonia-lyase; the protein is MSRPRLLIDGDTLKLEEILQVSRHEVTVELAPDAARRVQASRSLVDRVAAGDTPSYGINTGFGTLAEVRIDRKDLRDLQRNLILSHACGVGHPLPLPEARVLLLLRCNVLAKGFSGIRMETLGLAIDMLNRDVVPVVPERGSVGASGDLAPLAHLALVLIGEGEAFFEGVRMPSKQALEKAGLKPVVLEAKEGLTLINGTQAMCAVGTLLQLRAEMLADVADIAGAMTVEGLLGSHKPFLPEIHAVRPHAGQKAVADHLRRILKGSELVETHVNCSKVQDPYSLRCIPQVHGSAREGIAFARRILEVEVNSGTDNPLVFADTEHIISGGNFHGQPISLAMDVVAMALTQLSSISERRVEQMVNPSLSGLPAFLAKNSGLNSGFMIAQVTAAALVAESRILSHPASVDSIPSSAGREDHVSMGMTAALKGRQVSEFARSCLAIEVLVAAQALDFRQPVKPGKGVLAAYELVRSKVPHMDRDRELHHDITAVTALVESGALREAVRFATS